One window of the Podospora pseudopauciseta strain CBS 411.78 chromosome 4, whole genome shotgun sequence genome contains the following:
- the NMA1 gene encoding Nicotinamide/nicotinic acid mononucleotide adenylyltransferase 1 (EggNog:ENOG503NU32; COG:H) — MDPAIIAARDNVIRAEVAEREAECILMAARENLLEAREHALRLELEASAANQAQTMFNTLTSHNTTASGTATPVAVSGVPTEAYTFPVDKLKRRQTRPGKTPLVLVACGSFSPITFLHMRMFEMASDFVRFNTDFEVCAGYLSPVSDAYKKAGLAPGRHRVEMCSRAIESSPWLMVDPFETVNCNEKGEPEYVPTAKVLRHFDHEINTVLGGIEGTDGKMHKAKIALLAGADLVMSMGEPGLWSPIDLGVILGQYGAFIVERSGTDIELALSTLKQYENNIWVIGQVIQNDISSTKVRLFLKKDLSVRYLIPDPVVEYINEHHLYQEGPPKEKQEKINGSKDPGPESSNGKLIKG, encoded by the exons ATGGAtcccgccatcatcgccgcccGCGACAATGTCATCCGCGCAGAGGTTGCAGAGCGCGAGGCCGAATGTATCCTCATGGCCGCCCGCGAGAACCTCCTTGAGGCCCGCGAACATGCTCTCCGACTCGAGCTCGAAGCGTCTGCCGCCAACCAGGCGCAAACAATGTTCAACACCTTGACTTcgcacaacaccaccgcttCAGGCACGGCGACGCCCGTGGCCGTCTCGGGCGTCCCGACAGAGGCCTACACATTCCCAGTCGACAAGCTAAAGCGCCGACAAACCCGACCAGGCAAGACGCCATTGGTCTTGGTGGCCTGCGGGTCGTTTTCTC CCATCACCTTTCTCCACATGCGCATGTTCGAGATGGCCTCGGACTTTGTACGCTTCAACACAGACTTTGAAGTTTGCGCCGGATACCTGTCGCCCGTCAGTGACGCATACAAGAAGGCGGGTCTTGCGCCGGGCCGTCACCGAGTCGAGATGTGCTCGCGCGCGATTGAAAGTTCGCCGTGGCTGATGGTCGACCCTTTTGAGACGGTGAACTGCAACGAAAAGGGTGAGCCGGAATATGTGCCTACTGCCAAGGTGCTGCGACACTTTGACCACGAGATCAACACGGTGCTGGGCGGCATCGAGGGCACCGACGGGAAGATGCACAAGGCCAAGATTGCGCTTCTGGCCGGAGCCGATCTGGTCATGTCCATGGGCGAGCCTGGTCTCTGGTCGCCAATCGACTTGGGCGTGATTCTCGGGCAGTATGGTGCCTTCATTGTGGAGCGCTCCGGGACGGATATCGAGTTGGCACTTTCGACCCTTAAGCAGTACGAGAATAACATCTGGGTTATTGGTCAAGTGATCCAGAACGATATCAG TTCGACCAAAGTCCGTCTATTCTTGAAGAAGGACCTCAGCGTGCGGTATCTGATTCCAGATCCGGTTGTAGAG TACATCAACGAGCACCACTTGTACCAAGAAGGGCCGCCaaaggagaagcaggagaagatcaaTGGGTCAAAGGACCCAGGGCCCGAATCCTCCAATGGCAAGCTCATCAAGGGCTAA
- a CDS encoding hypothetical protein (EggNog:ENOG503P680): MGRLRFLSFQNLLSMLRWPLGARRWRPAALTCRVLRKSRFYSTNESVENVQVQCASAGEITVSLHNIAKHASTKPLVIVIPPIPHTGGEPHSSLPRWLREFPAAVINYRWNNVKDPEDKTPLRWPSPVHDLTFGYSWLSANLGLRPEKKKHVFGRPAYVYGSYLGATLGAGLAFTEAHHPFLNLGQGGMTVRGLIAHNGIYNWPMFLPDHPIHSYKLKPPKHGIRPFYTNKVQSQRFELEEFDENTAFGFLYSQMPYLFPSPSNLFDPFASPTLFFQNAPLHVPEDFFNPSRFNNLPAPPALSSAVDNFLADTMGIPEPQPPQSDDPSSSQALSSKPLAELTSQEIDVILAQKTAEAMASRRPRKGYLVFPSRKSTLRIPETLLLFDSDDIPASGDEKRIPPRNSFKVQAIELAGLMRRSVSMFECQTLAKEGDEEFAEPEARDREALRRVKTMELSAQVKEQEEDDIGEWGLRGSEEALAVKWLKGAIREDEDWMEDKRARS, encoded by the exons atgggaaggCTAAGATTTTTGTCTTTTCAGAATCTGTTATCGATGTTGAGATGGCCACTGGGAGCAAGGCGCTGGCGTCCAGCAGCTCTCACTTGCAGAGTGCTTCGCAAATCTCGCTTCTATAGCACTAATGAGTCAGTTGAGAATGTTCAAGTTCAATGCGCATCAGCTGGTGAGATAACTGTGAG CCTTCACAACATCGCCAAGCATGCATCGACAAAACCTCTGGTTATTGTCATACCTCCAATCCCCCATACCGGAGGGGAACCACATAGCTCGCTCCCAAGATGGCTCCGGGAGTTTCCGGCAGCAGTCATCAACTACCGGTGGAACAACGTGAAAGACCCAGAGGACAAGACACCTCTCAGATGGCCAAGCCCAGTTCACGACCTCACCTTTGGGTACTCCTGGCTGTCAGCCAACCTCGGCCTTCGTccggagaagaaaaagcatGTCTTTGGTCGCCCAGCCTATGTCTATGGCTCCTATCTAGGCGCCACTCTAGGTGCTGGCCTAGCCTTTACAGAAGCTCACCACCCCTTTCTGAACCTCGGCCAAGGCGGCATGACCGTCCGTGGTCTTATCGCTCACAACGGGATATACAACTGGCCCATGTTCCTTCCCGACCACCCAATACACAGCTACAAGTTGAAGCCCCCTAAACACGGAATACGCCCATTCTACACCAACAAAGTCCAGTCACAACGTTTTGAGCTCGAGGAATTCGACGAAAACACGGCCTTTGGTTTCCTCTACTCCCAAATGCCCTACCTCTTTCCCTCACCATCAAACCTTTTTGACCCCTTCGCTTCCCCGACTCTGTTCTTTCAGAACGCGCCTCTGCACGTACCGGAAGATTTCTTCAACCCATCCCGGTTCAACAACCTACCTGCACCGCCGGCATTATCTTCGGCAGTTGACAATTTCCTGGCTGACACGATGGGCATCCCCGAGCCTCAACCGCCTCAATCTGATGACCCATCTTCTTCACAGGCACTAAGCTCGAAACCGCTGGCAGAATTGACATCCCAAGAAATTGATGTGATTCTGGCCCAGAAGACAGCCGAAGCTATGGCATCCAGGCGCCCGAGAAAAGGGTATCTAGTCTTCCCGTCACGGAAATCAACCCTTCGAATTCCGGAGACGCTACTTTTATTCGATTCTGACGATATCCCGGCTTCAGGGGACGAGAAGAGGATACCGCCCAGGAATTCCTTCAAAGTCCAGGCCATAGAGCTAGCGGGGCTCATGAGACGGAGTGTGAGCATGTTCGAGTGCCAGACATTAGCTAaggagggcgatgaggaaTTTGCGGAGCCGGAGGCAAGGGACAGAGAAGCCCTAAGGAGAGTAAAGACCATGGAGCTTAGTGCCCAAGTTaaagagcaggaggaagatgatatTGGAGAGTGGGGACTAAGGGGCAGTGAGGAAGCTTTGGCGGTGAAGTGGTTGAAGGGGGCCATcagggaggatgaggattgGATGGAGGACAAGAGAGCAAGGTCTTGA
- a CDS encoding hypothetical protein (EggNog:ENOG503P5V3), whose protein sequence is MVDEETGDKSYSSNRVNRASNVFVAIMASALPVLSIYALTEIPSTEARISATAGFIITSAMLMGILGSAKRSERSLQQQLRL, encoded by the exons ATGGTAGACGAGGAAACGGGCGACAAATCCTACAGCAGCAACCGGGTCAACCGTGCCAGCAATGTCTTTGTTGCGATCATGGCTTCCGCTCTCCCGGTGCTATCTATCTATGCATTGACTGAGATTCCGTCTACCGAGGCACGTATCAGCGCCACTGCtggcttcatcatcacctccgcTATGTTGATGGGGATCCTCGGCTCCGCCAAAAGGTCTGAGAGATCATTGCAGCAACAGCTAC GTTTGTAG
- a CDS encoding hypothetical protein (COG:S; EggNog:ENOG503NW76) has protein sequence MATLHEQVKGWHEGERAIHTLLKVPTSSRENPTNVGLSWSHGDRVSASPLVAIGTVDEQGRPWTSIWGGERNFARQISHDRLAMASLVDKCHDPVVKSLGLDRLADGEVGQTSGDKAISALSIDLESRDRVKLAGKVVVGALVGRPNDKAVSQVQLAFQVEESLGNCPKYLNKKVIWAHLPSPQLVSSSLPLPKEAISLLAKADLFFLSSTNGQTMDTNHRGGPPGFMRVISNTDPSPGGVSGAVLIYPEYSGNRLYQTLGNLHTNPLIGLAIPDFDTSDVLYLTGTTELLVGDTAAAYLPHTKLAVKITVRSAIFVKDGLPFRGTPGEFSPYNPPLRKLTTEAPAPLSASKPAATATLVGKTSLSPTISRFTFSLAFNNPKEKRLWNPGQHITLDFGGELDNGWAHMKNSDPQSLNDDYVRTFTISNSPPSNAEQEIKFEITARKHGPVTGFLWGYHISPSAARLEIPVLGFGGEENFRLIGTGKEKQKVFVAGGVGITPFLGQVREIAATDHEVELIWSLRADDLPFARDVLGRNEGIKKVKVRLFLSGGCGEAGKAEMAKIKGLEGVKVEMRRLTKKDVQGDWFDKERKKYFLCAGVGMMKVLRGWLEGEEVVSESFEY, from the coding sequence ATGGCGACGCTCCACGAACAAGTCAAGGGTTGGCATGAAGGCGAGCGAGCAATCCATACGCTGCTCAAGGTGCCTACCTCGAGCAGAGAGAATCCTACCAATGTCGGCCTTTCCTGGTCTCATGGCGACCGAGTCAGCGCTTCACCCCTTGTTGCCATTGGGACAGTAGATGAGCAAGGTCGTCCGTGGACTTCCATCTGGGGTGGTGAGCGCAACTTTGCACGACAGATCAGCCATGACAGGCTTGCTATGGCAAGTCTTGTCGACAAATGCCACGACCCCGTCGTCAAATCGCTCGGCTTAGATCGTCTTGCGGATGGTGAAGTGGGCCAGACATCTGGAGACAAAGCTATCAGTGCTTTGAGTATTGATCTGGAGTCTCGAGATCGGGTCAAGTTGGCTGggaaggtggttgttggggcaCTTGTAGGAAGGCCGAATGACAAGGCTGTCTCCCAAGTGCAGCTTGCTTTCCAAGTCGAAGAGAGCCTTGGAAATTGCCCTAAATATCTCAACAAAAAGGTCATCTGGGCTCATCTTCCCTCCCCACAGCTagtctcatcatcactcccGTTACCTAAGGAGGCTATTTCGTTGCTTGCCAAAGCAGATCTATTCTTTCTGTCTTCCACCAACGGCCAAACGATGGACACAAACCACCGAGGCGGTCCACCTGGCTTCATGAGAGTCATCAGCAACACCGATCCATCACCGGGAGGTGTCAGTGGTGCAGTGCTCATCTACCCCGAATACTCCGGCAACCGCCTCTATCAGACCCTCGGAAACCTCcacaccaaccccctgaTCGGTCTCGCCATCCCCGATTTCGACACATCGGATGTCCTGTACCTAACAGGCACAACGGAACTTCTCGTCGGTGACACAGCAGCCGCCTACCTACCACACACAAAACTCGCAGTCAAAATCACAGTCCGCTCTGCCATTTTCGTCAAGGATGGCCTCCCTTTCCGAGGTACACCCGGTGAATTTAGCCCATATAACCCACCTCTTCGCAAACTCACCACCGAGGCCCCTGCTCCTCTGTCTGCCTCCAAACCAGCCGCCACAGCTACTCTTGTTGGCAAAACGTCATTGTCACCTACCATATCCCGCTTTACATTCTCTCTTGCCTTCAACAACCCTAAGGAAAAGAGGCTGTGGAACCCAGGGCAGCACATCACCCTCGACTTTGGCGGCGAGCTGGACAATGGCTGGGCGCATATGAAGAATTCTGATCCGCAGTCACTCAACGATGACTATGTCCGGACCTTCACCATTTCTAACAGCCCTCCGTCCAACGCGGAACAGGAGATCAAATTCGAAATCACGGCAAGAAAACATGGACCTGTCACGGGTTTTCTGTGGGGGTATCACATCTCCCCAAGTGCAGCACGTTTAGAAATCCCGGTGctggggtttggtggtgaggagaaCTTCAGGCTGATAGGCACGGGAAAGGAGAAACAGAAGGTGTTTGTAGCTGGCGGGGTAGGGATCACGCCTTTCTTGGGGCAGGTTCGTGAGATCGCTGCCACTGATCACGAGGTGGAATTGATATGGAGTTTGAGGGCCGACGACCTGCCATTTGCGAGGGACGTCCTGGGCAGGAACGAGGGTATCAAGAAAGTGAAGGTGAGACTTTTCCTCTCTGGGGGCTGCGGTGAAGCTGGGAAGGCGGAGATGGCGAAAAtcaaggggttggagggggtgaaggttgAGATGAGGAGGCTGACCAAGAAAGATGTTCAGGGGGACTGGTTTGATAAGGAGAGGAAAAAGTATTTCTTGTGTGCTggggtggggatgatgaaggttttgagggggtggttggagggggaggaggttgttagTGAGAGTTTTGAGTATTGA
- a CDS encoding hypothetical protein (EggNog:ENOG503NU9C; COG:P) translates to MNDAGGEKIDEHLRAADPDGKKLPKQQEHEQMHLDPSRWWFASSAFPMIAGTLGPVASAFSICALARPWRQNYLPGSDLDAAPFIRDPIWLTIINAIQLLIALIANMALLLNMTQRLRFSIAQPVTIVGWYISSICLISLTATASGPLIIEPTSQYIWSQAFYYGIYGAALYFLVASLMVITFLGAQTEHYPKDFVLTPSQRTLMMQTILLLFYLLLGALLFGRIEGWNYLDAVYWAAVTLFTVGFGDFSPQTGLGKGLVMPFALVGIISLGLVIGSIRSLVLDRGRRRLSARMVEKRRRRMLKQMTKKGKDGILVPIKEGEELRQTPSEVDRGLTEFERREKEFKLMRDIQKETSKKRRWYATAISTCTWAALWLGGARIFQACEEPYQGWTYFDGIFFCFVSLTTIGYGDIVPVSNAGKSFWVFWALLALPTMTVLISNAGDTVVKGIRDATDAIATITILPSERPFKKDLKRFLKHVSFGVLFKEEIIEETPTGILGETQDRDNTSSDSEEENDAETALQRGQAESSNSSPTSPRVRFNPPFRNDDAHDKNIDDNTADENHPHGPGQHLRERKKRRKSTPFTLPNRQQDYLVILIDEVARVTAHLKEHPPRKYSFKEWAWYLRLIGEDESDAGQHGRASTHVRTKKDKFRGGRPNEGLDDRGEARVTEKVVPWSWVGSKSPLMGGKEEAEWILERLIERMGEELRRGRREGNEDQEGEGQRDEHEGRWGRDEL, encoded by the exons ATGAACGATGCAGGCGGGGAAAAGATTGATGAACATCTCCGCGCAGCTGATCCTGACGGTAAGAAGCTGCCAAAACAACAGGAGCATGAGCAGATGCATCTGGACCCGAG CCGATGGTGGTTCGCCTCTTCTGCCTTTCCCATGATAGCAGGCACACTGGGTCCAGTCGCGTCAGCATTCAGTATCTGCGCGCTGGCAAGACCATGGCGACAGAACTACCTCCCCGGCTCCGACCTGGATGCGGCCCCGTTCATCAGGGACCCAATATGGCTCACCATTATCAACGCCATCCAGCTGCTCATCGCGCTCATAGCCAACATGGCTCTGTTGCTGAACATGACGCAGCGACTGAGGTTCTCCATCGCCCAGCCAGTCACCATTGTGGGATGGTACATCTCCTCCATATGCCTAATTTCTCTCACCGCAACCGCCTCTGGCCCACTGATCATCGAGCCCACCAGCCAATACATCTGGTCCCAGGCCTTCTACTACGGCATCTACGGCGCCGCTCTTTACTTCCTCGTCGCTTCCCTCATGGTCATCACATTCCTCGGGGCTCAAACAGAGCACTACCCCAAAGACTTTGTGCTCACCCCTAGCCAAAGGACACTGATGATGCAGACTATCTTGCTGCTCTtctacctcctccttggcgcGTTGTTATTCGGTAGGATTGAAGGCTGGAACTATCTTGACGCGGTATACTGGGCGGCTGTCACCCTTTTTACCGTAGGGTTCGGGGACTTCTCCCCACAAACCGGTCTGGGGAAGGGACTGGTCATGCCGTTTGCTTTGGTGGGGATCATCAGCCTCGGTCTTGTCATTGGGTCGATTCGAAGCTTGGTACTTGATCGTGGCAGGCGTAGGCTTAGCGCCCGGAtggtggagaagagaaggcgGAGGATGCTAAAGCAGATGACGAAGAAGGGCAAAGATGGTATTCTCGTGCCTATaaaagagggcgaggagctCAGGCAGACGCCTTCCGAGGTTGATCGCGGCCTGACCGAGTTTGAGAGGCGAGAAAAAGAGTTCAAGCTGATGAGGGATATCCAAAAGGAGACGTCAAAAAAGAGGAGGTGGTATGCCACTGCCATTTCAACGTGCACATGGGCTGCGTTGTGGTTAGGGGGGGCAAGGATCTTCCAGGCCTGTGAGGAACCATACCAGGGGTGGACGTATTTTGATGGGATATTCTTTTGCTTTGTGAGCTTGACGACTATCGGCTACGGGGACATTGTCCCGGTCTCTAACGCGGGGAAGTCCTTCTGGGTGTTTTGGGCGTTGTTGGCTTTGCCGACCATGACGGTGTTGATCTCCAACGCCGGTGACACAGTGGTTAAGGGTATCCGCGACGCCACCGACGCCATCGctaccatcaccatcctccctaGTGAACGCCCCTTCAAAAAGGACCTCAAACGGTTTCTCAAACATGTTTCGTTTGGGGTGCTCTTCAAAGAAGAAATCATTGAGGAAACACCCACTGGCATTTTAGGCGAGACTCAAGACCGCGACAACACCAGCTCAGACTCGGAAGAAGAAAACGACGCCGAGACAGCCCTTCAGCGGGGTCAAGCCGAGTCATCGAATTCATCACCTACCTCCCCCAGAGTTAGATTCAACCCGCCCTTTCGAAACGATGACGCTCATGACAAAAACATTGACGATAACACCGCCGATGAGAACCACCCCCACGGTCCTGGTCAACATCTCCgggaaaggaagaaaagaaggaaatcTACCCCGTTTACTCTGCCAAATCGCCAGCAGGATTATTTGGTCATTTTGATCGATGAAGTTGCGAGGGTTACAGCGCATTTGAAGGAGCACCCTCCGAGAAAGTACTCGTTTAAGGAGTGGGCGTGGTATTTGAGGTtgattggggaggatgagagtGATGCTGGTCAGCATGGGAGGGCGAGCACGCATgtgaggacgaagaaggaTAAGTTTAGGGGGGGGAGGCCGAatgaggggttggatgatAGAGGGGAGGCGAGGGTCACGGAGAAGGTGGTACCGTGGAGTTGGGTGGGGAGTAAGAGTCCTttgatgggggggaaggaggaggcggagtggattttggagaggttgattgagcggatgggggaggagttgagacgggggaggagagaggggaaTGAGGAtcaggagggggaagggcaGCGTGATGAACACGAGGGAAGATGGGGGCGTGATGAACTGTAG
- a CDS encoding hypothetical protein (EggNog:ENOG503P6GA) has protein sequence MQKEITMAPPIRSITATAAALLLVIGAHAAENAPCYFPGEVHALGYYPCQPFGAEISLCCPQGWTCFSNALCIATTETKSFPNITLGEVQRGACTSPGWNNALCGGVCLTGDNIYGKLAACTQETFCCEDDYKKGKCTCEEGGGSFEIKRGMGSKIIEVDSETFFGTATVIIAEPVTSFVSDATTTTGTATSTGESSVSNTADGATTTPTSTEPAEVVEGGGGLSKGATIGIGVGAGVAGLLILGALAFFVMRWRRKNSQMIGTNNGGKVTEDPIESHQYGVTYGRAYGEQP, from the exons ATGCAGAAAGAAATAACAATGGCACCACCAATACGATCCATCACCGCTACTGCGGCCGCGCTTCTGCTTGTGATAGGAGCCCACGCGGCGGAAAACGCGCCCTGTTACTTCCCCGGTGAAGTACACGCTTTGGGGTACTACCCCTGCCAACCGTTCGGCGCCGAGATATCGCTCTGCTGTCCCCAGGGGTGGACGTGCTTCAGCAACGCGCTGTGTATCGCGACGACGGAGACGAAGAGTTTTCCGAATATTACTCTGGGGGAGGTGCAGAGGGGGGCTTGTACGAGTCCGGGGTGGAATAATGCCCTTTGCGGGGGCGTTTGCTTGA CGGGTGATAACATATACGGGAAGCTGGCTGCTTGTACTCAGGAGACGTTTTGTTGCGAGGATGATTACAAGAAGGGGAAATGTACctgtgaggaagggggtgggagcTTTGAGATTAAGAGGGGAATGGGGAGCAAAATTATTGAGGTTGACAGTGAGACTTTTTTTGGGACGGCGACGGTAATAATTGCGGAGCCGGTGACGAGTTTTGTTTCGGATGCAACGACCACGACTGGGACGGCGACGAGTACGGGGGAGAGTTCGGTGAGTAACACTGCCGATGGGGCTACTACCACGCCGACTTCGACGGAGCCAGccgaggttgtggaggggggtggtgggctgtCTAAGGGGGCGACGATTGGGATTGGAGTTGGGGCTGGCGTTGCTGGGCTGTTGATCTTGGGAGCGTTGGCGTTTTTTGTGATGAGGTGGAGACGGAAGAATAGCCAGATGATTGGGACGAATAATGGTGGGAAGGTGACGGAGGATCCTATTGAGAGTCATCAGTATGGGGTTACTTATGGACGTGCTTATGGTGAGCAACCCTAG